tccaaaaatatataaaagtaatttatcttttttatgtaACGGTAAGATATCAATGGAGAAAGACAGCATATTTCTgttatgtttttcattattctctaaattttaaatacagtgaaagttatttgatattttttagaCTGAAAGGGAAAGAGTTTTTACTGATCGATATATTTTCTAAAGAGGAAACCAATCAAATCTTAAAAACacaagttatgattaaaatttggaaaaaggtaaaaaattacgttaaaatagaaaaaacagaTTTTTATATTCTCTGTATATGTTGGAGTGtctagttttaatattttataacagAATTACATTTGTTGATATTCTTAAATTGCAATGACacataagttatttttaatttgttgctaaattaattaatttttatctttttaataaaattaatgttattttaagaaaattagttAGTGTTCCAAATAATAGTGATTCAGAAAAGGTTTATAGAAAGAATTATTAAATGAGGCATTAAAGTGAGAGAGGGGCAGAATTGAAATTTTGAGGAGATGAAAGGTTAAACTGAGAGGTGGAGAGCTATATATTAGAGAAGTGACCCTCTCTCCTTCCTCAGCAGGTGAAGAACACTACCTCTTTCTGTGCGTTCGATAACCCAAAAGAGCTTAAAGCAATCATCATCACCGTCGTGACCATGGCTCTGGTAGCAGAGGATGTCAAGAGCAGATCGGAGGTGTACCACGGGGACGAAATCTGCCAAGTGAAGTCGAAAGAGCTACTCAAGGAAATCGCTCTCCCCAATGGTCTCTTGCCCCTCAAAGACATAGAAGAGTGCGGGTACGACCGAGAAACCGGCTTCGTCTGGCTCAAACAGAAGAAGAGTTACACTCACAAGTTCGAAAAAATCGGTAAACTTGTGTCCTACGCGCCCGAGGTCACTGCTCGTGTAGAAAAGGGAAAGATCTCCAAGCTCACCGGTGTGAAGACGAAGGAGCTCTTGCTCTGGATCACGCTCAGTGACATCTACGTCGATGACCCTCCCACCGGCAAAATCACCTTCAAAACCCCCGCTGGGCTATTTCGGTCTTTTCCCGTCTCCGCCTTCGAGATTGAGGAGGAGGCTCAGGCGAGTAAGCGCGTGGAGGAGCCAGCTGCGGCTGTGCAAGTCAAAGAGGTCTGATTCATTCTCGACAAGCTTCTGTCTTGGTGGTTACGGTGAATGaatccaaaattatatttactttcaaattaagttttatttatgtcaatctttttattattaatgttattattatgatGAAATGAATATGATACTGGTTTCTTAGGCAATTAACGCTCCTCTTTGCTATTTGACATTTGGAATTTTGTTTTGACAGCGAATAGTTTTAGCTTATATTTGACGCGGTAGGATATTGACAGGCATTAATTTACTTATGCCTAACCTACTGAAATTATGACACGAAAAGGAAATCTTAGGTCACTCTGTTTTCATGATGGGGTTTTGAAGTAAGAATGGGTTAAGgagaattttaattgaaaaaaaagtgataatttcaggaaaaaaaagaagaaaaactttatagtaatatttagatttatgaCATGGTGTAAAATGTGAACCACCCAAACTCATAGATAGTTTTGTTAGGTGATGAAAGGCATGTGGGATAAGATAAAGTGTGGTTTTTTACTCTCAGGAAGTAAGAGTCATAAAAAGAACGTGAGCACCATACcggaaaaatgaaaaagtgtaACATGGGGGCCTAGTAAGCGTACATTGCGGGTGAAGATATAGTATACGCCACTGTAACACTAACACTAACACCCATCCttcattatttactttttttaactaattcattttttttatggtagTATTATTTTGTTAACATGGGTGTTTTCAACCACTTACATTTAATTGCTGACTAATCTTTCAAGTATTCAAATAGCCAATTTCTCATTACATATGTCTTGTCATGTATTAAATtcgttttatttatataaaaattaatattgtttatcAAAATACATATTCATGATAACTTTACTGTATTAAAGCAATTTCGAAACGTATTTGAAAACTAAGATTTCGGGGCTCTTGCAAACCTTATGGGTTTGAACTTCGAATAGTTATACGATCCGGTTACTTTAGTTTTGTTATAATAACTAGTAATTATAACGggcttattttaataaattcatttcatgtcaattattttgtttgatattGTACTTTATTAGTCAATGTGAAAAAGgagtttattatattattaataaataattatcatttattaacTGTTTCGATATGTGAATCGtctttttttaacatttattccTATTTTCAAAATCGATGGGAGGGGTATCTTTCACTATTAtcttattttggatttttatttatattttttatgatagaCTTTTAGTTAGTATGATAGAGTTTTTATTAGTATCGATctaattgtaatttaaaaatgacTAATTGCAATTAAATGATTAAACAAAATGATTTTCTGAGTCAATATAACTACCAGTTGATTGAACAAGATATACTGtacattaataaaagaaattataaattaattatgtatcatattaattttaaatgatttaaattaattgaatattttatttatattaggtAATAAgtcattaaataaaaagaagaataaattgaatttgaaatgtattttaaaagaataaaattgtagGTGGGGAATTAAATATATTCGAATAAagtaatttgaattaaaagaattttatttatttatttgttttggtaATATTGAAGCGACTTTATTTTGAAACGAAAgaattttgagaaaatattaatagtacCGTTGGGAAATAGAGAAGCTTAatgaattgttttataattatttatcagtTTGATTTGAAATTCTAATTTAGCTTATTTCAATTTAGATTGAATTTGTTTCTAACTTTTCGAAAGAGTTGACATCggttaaacattaaatataccATTCCTTGCATAACTACgtagattaaattttaaataaaaattataataacccTACAATTACCAAAAAAGAAATGAGTGTggataataaatttgtaatttctGTTAAATAATCTCGAATACATAATATAGCCAGATAAGTTCAATTCGAATTACATCCTTTTTCAATATCGAAAccaaaatttatgttaaatgCAAAACTGTATGACCGATTTCATTTACAATCacattctctttttcttaattaagataatttcaccttatttctttttttcttctcaaatccaCTTTCATAAATTGTCCTTTAAATCCAAACACATCCTAAATTTAGCCTGTAACCCAACTCATCGTTTAGATTTACACCTTTTGTAAGAAAAGTATATCTAACATTCCATATCCATCATCTAAAAATTTGTTAGAGCTATAAGGTAAACACGTAATTTCAATCAAATTATCATTAGGCAAAAATAGTATGGTTCAATTGATCAATATTTTGATAGATATGAAACATTCTCATTCATTTAGTGGAAATAATTCTGCTTCAAATGAATTTAATTCTAATAGAGCAAcgaaatattaaatgaattatgATACCATGTTATTCTGTTAATATTTGTAAGATCCATAGTCCTTT
This sequence is a window from Vigna angularis cultivar LongXiaoDou No.4 chromosome 2, ASM1680809v1, whole genome shotgun sequence. Protein-coding genes within it:
- the LOC108328073 gene encoding uncharacterized protein LOC108328073; the encoded protein is MALVAEDVKSRSEVYHGDEICQVKSKELLKEIALPNGLLPLKDIEECGYDRETGFVWLKQKKSYTHKFEKIGKLVSYAPEVTARVEKGKISKLTGVKTKELLLWITLSDIYVDDPPTGKITFKTPAGLFRSFPVSAFEIEEEAQASKRVEEPAAAVQVKEV